A region from the Benincasa hispida cultivar B227 chromosome 12, ASM972705v1, whole genome shotgun sequence genome encodes:
- the LOC120068573 gene encoding LOW QUALITY PROTEIN: transcription repressor OFP12-like (The sequence of the model RefSeq protein was modified relative to this genomic sequence to represent the inferred CDS: inserted 2 bases in 2 codons; deleted 1 base in 1 codon), whose product MSNLKFLNNVHXFFSKLKFSPPPAVIAAHTPTSDCYFTSNPISSTADDDDDDFFSTSSDAXDSISDDLAAILASRRFFFSSPGRSNSIFEYSSASRRRPDDTIVSEGLEVPKYSMDPYADFRRSMQEMVEARELEDVRSDSEFLRELLSCYLRLNPKDTHKFIVKAFSDLVLCLLAAPAPAFKTRRKVVMSR is encoded by the exons ATGTCCAATCTTAAATTCCTCAACAACGTCC TCTTCTTCTCCAAACTCAAATTCTCACCGCCGCCCGCCGTCATCGCCGCCCACACCCCAACCTCTGACTGCTACTTCACCTCCAATCCCATTTCCTCCACTGCCGACGATGATGACGACGACTTCTTCTCCACCTCCTCCGACG CCGATTCCATCTCCGACGACCTTGCCGCCATCCTTGCCTCCCGG cgcttcttcttctcctccccCGGCCGCTCCAACTCCATTTTCGAATACTCCTCCGCCTCCCGCCGCCGACCCGACGACACCATCGTTTCAGAAGGTCTAGAAGTCCCGAAATACTCGATGGACCCTTATGCCGACTTCCGGCGGTCGATGCAGGAGATGGTGGAAGCTCGAGAATTGGAGGATGTGAGAAGCGATTCAGAGTTTTTGCGAGAGCTTTTGTCTTGCTATCTTCGGTTGAATCCGAAGGATACCCATAAATTCATTGTTAAAGCTTTTTCCGATCTTGTTCTTTGCTTGTTGGCTGCTCCGGCACCGGCTTTCAAAACCCGCCGGAAAGTTGTTATGTCTCGGTAA